From the genome of Carassius carassius chromosome 49, fCarCar2.1, whole genome shotgun sequence:
TGTTcaacaaaattaatgaaataaagttACTTTGCAAACAGTTTTAGTCCTATTTAGTCATGTTTTCCCAGCAGTGTGGAAAATACAAAGTGTTTCCACACTTGGGATTCAAACCAGGAAAGTGCAGAAATAATTCTGGAAGAGGTTTGATCCTCTGCCTTTGCCATGGTGTTGCTTTCTCGAATTGCTttcgcagtactttgatgtcatatgcTGATCGTCTGCACGGTGCTGCTCCAAGTCGAAAACATCTATACATTTCGCCCACTGTTGGAATTAAAAAGCACTACGTTCTCCCCTCCACCTCTTAggaaaagtaaaataatttttaaaaaatcgaTTATGAGGTAAACCAATcgaattgaaaattgaaaaagAATTGGGCTAGTTAGGTGAATTGATTTTTTTCTCCCACCCCTACATATCACCAATAGAAATCCTGCTGGACCAAGTCCAGCAGGAGGTCATTCCCTGCCTATGGCCTCCACGCCTATACTGCCCTACAAAGACAAAAGACCTCAACTCGCCTCTTGGGCAGCACTTGCctgatttttttaattcttcacaACATGTTTCATAAAATACgatattagcattttaattttcttaaaatattcTATACTTTTTGACCTTTAAACTGTGTGTTTAAGACCAACATGAAAAACCATTGCTAAAGAAAacataattgtatatttaattgattaatcACTGATGCTGGAAAACTGTGACGCACAGTATGTGtcacacaattaaaaaaataaaaggcacaacatcacacatacacatttgttGAAATAGATGAATGCAACATCTGAGAAGCTCTTGTATAAGAAATTCTAATATTTGTAAAGatctaaaaatacatttctaaggAAGAATAAGAttggaaaatgttttgcatattattcatatttagaatttaaaatgatcaaaactcTTTTTATAATTCTGTTAAAACTATATTTCAACTTTCACAGTTTTCATCACCTGGCCGTTACAGACGCTGTCTGCATCCTTCTGCCATTTTCCTTAATAGGAGCTTTTTTTCTGTGTATATATGAGAACTTCATGGGTGTAATTGttgtcatttaattttatatctgTATTTTGAAATAGTTGTGTCTGAATGTTAGGAAGTGAGTTACTGCAAATGGCAGCTGAAAATTACTCTGTGAACAATGTACAGAGCTTTATAATCACTGGATTTGATCACCTGCAGAATCAAAAGCTCCTCGGATTTCTCATCTTATTAACCTACATGCTCATACTTCTTGGGAATGGAATTAATCTGTGTGTCATCTCGATTAACAGACATTTACACAAACCAATGTACATATTAATCTGTAATCTAGCCATTGTTGACATAATATTCTCCTCTACCTGCAGCACAACCATGATCTCAGTGCTTCTGGCTGAGATTAAAACTGTTTCATATTACTCTTGTATCTCGAGGACATACTTTTTTCATCTCGGTGGTATCACAGCATGCATGGCtttgacattgatggcaatagACCGACTTATTGCGATCAGGCTTCCATTAAGGTACCACAGCATTGTAACAAATTCACGAACATTTCTGCTTATTTTACTAACTTGGCTCATTGGTTTTGCTATAATGGGTGTTGAGATATCAGTGGTAGACAGTGTCCCATACTGTCAGCCTGTCATCAGATATGTGTTCTGTGATTATCCTTCTATGATCAGAGCTGCTTGTGTTAATCCTGAACCCTATTTTTTCTTGCCTACATTGATCAATCTTTGGTTGCTGTGTGGGCAGTTTCCCTTTATTCTGTGTACCTATGCTGTCCTTGCTTACAGCGTTACTAGACTCTCCAACAACTCAAGCAAAAAGCAAATGATCAGCACCTGCTCCAGTCATCTCATTGTCTTGTTTAGTTATTATGCACCAAAGCTGGTTTCTAATTTACTAACTCGAATAGGAGTCGTCTTAAGCTTAACAGACAGAAACGCAGTAACAATCATAGCCTCTCTTGTTCCTTCATTAATAAACCCCACTGTTTATTGCACCAGGACTAAAGAGATCAGGAAACGATTAGCTGATGTATTTTTGCACAAAAGAATTGTACCAAATCACTTAAAGGCTGTctcataataatattatatgataaaattatataatattgtattaaatATCATGGGTGATTGTGAAGATGTTGGTGATGCAAGGTGATTGACATTCATATTTTATGCTATGCTTACAGCAGTGGTGACTGGTGGTAGGGCTGTGCTGTGTCACATCAATCAATTTTAGCAAACATCCCAGTATGAAGTAATGCTAACAGTAAAAGAcaaattttaagaaaaatattgaggcttaaaacattttaaataaagatatgTTTCAACAAGTTCATGGTTAAGTTTGATTCTCATTATTTTTTGCAAGCTCTAAGATAAACTGATACTCATATGTACAAAAATAACCACTGACCCTTGCTAACTCCTGTGTACAACATTCGCCAGACATGCTGCCATATCAGACTTTATCAAGGCCTTACAGACAAGTCCTGACTCTATAGGTGCGATAGAGAAATAGCCCAATTTGTACAATATTTGTTGACACTTATTGGTTAAATTTTGACATATCTTGAATATGTTCATAGCAGTTAGCTAAACTGCTACATAAACCTTCCTTTGGTGGGcgatttttttcttcaccaatTGCATTGACACACATATAGGGAATGCGTCCAACAGCACCGTTCCACAACCAAGTGCAGAATGAAGACACAATGTGAACCAAGACCCAAAGCAATCATACTGAGGGCCCCTGTTGACAGGGTAGGGGACGAAGGGATGATGCGAAGACTCAATGCTGCAGAGAATGGGCTTTTAttgataaaattaaacaaaagagcaacaaaaactaccccatatcgttttttcactttttcatacGGGATAAGACAACATGCAGCCAGGGAAAACCAAGCTGTGTGCTACACAGCACACAACAAAACAGGATATGAAAGCACGCAGCTGATAACATGATCTGCATGCAACAACAATACAGGACAACGTGGTCGAACACAAACCATGTGctacacaaaacacaacacacgTGGACAGAAGAGCACATGGCCAAGCAACAATTAGatgttttaataatctaaattgccaacagtaaaaaaaattcaactcaAACAACTCAAACTTGATATTTAGCCCTATTTTGAAGATAATGCCGTTGCATTGTCTGCGCAACGTGACAAGTCACACCAAGGCAAGAGGCAGTAACTTCCACATTATCAATTATTTGGTTGCTGATCACCATTtacaaaatcattataatataacacCTGTATAAAATCTTGTGATCATTGGCTGTCTCATTTAGGCTATTGCATACAgatgcatctttaaaaaaaatttaaaatcattgaaaaggtctttattttttgtaatttaattaaattgaactttcttgtattctagattcattgcacacaaactgaaaactgaaacgcgcaaggatgtaccttatcgtccgaagcagcacgttgggacaacactgctcctacccccacctctgactcgttgacctccaccacgaactgccgtgtgggatcaggggccacaaggatgggagccgaaactaagtggttcttgaggttagtgaacgcagcctcagctgcgtccgaccacctgaacggagtactgggagaggtcaaggctgtcagaggtgaggctagttggctgaaattacatataaaacgctgatagaaattggcaaaccccagaaacccgctgtagggccttacgggaatctggagatggccaatctatcacagccttaaccttgtcagggtccatacgtattccctcggacgagacaatataccctaggaagggaacagactgtgcatggaatacgcatttctccgccttgacaaaaagcccattctcaagtaacctctggagcactcgtctgacgtgttgaacgtgttcctggagagatgaagaaaagatcagtatgtcatccaggtaaacatatataaactgatctaccatatctctcaacacgtcattcatgagggagggagagaagcagcacgggatttactgaacacttccttcaggtccagatactcaacgggcacgtttggcagaaccatgttctccttctaaaacagaaacagggacaaca
Proteins encoded in this window:
- the LOC132132856 gene encoding olfactory receptor 6N1-like, whose translation is MAAENYSVNNVQSFIITGFDHLQNQKLLGFLILLTYMLILLGNGINLCVISINRHLHKPMYILICNLAIVDIIFSSTCSTTMISVLLAEIKTVSYYSCISRTYFFHLGGITACMALTLMAIDRLIAIRLPLRYHSIVTNSRTFLLILLTWLIGFAIMGVEISVVDSVPYCQPVIRYVFCDYPSMIRAACVNPEPYFFLPTLINLWLLCGQFPFILCTYAVLAYSVTRLSNNSSKKQMISTCSSHLIVLFSYYAPKLVSNLLTRIGVVLSLTDRNAVTIIASLVPSLINPTVYCTRTKEIRKRLADVFLHKRIVPNHLKAVS